A genome region from Blautia coccoides includes the following:
- a CDS encoding GTP-binding protein — translation MTKIDIFSGFLGAGKTTLIKKLLKEAYSGEQVVLIENEFGEIGIDGGFLKEAGIEIREMNSGCICCSLVGDFGEALKEVIQKYQPDRIIIEPSGVGKLSDVIKAVKKVEGEVDIKLNSFTTLVDVMKCKMYMKNFGEFFSNQIEYAGTIILSRTDKSTEEKVIAALQLIRGLNKSAAVITTPIEKLSGAKILDTMENNRSLEKELLEEEVCPVCGGHHDHEHHHQEECDHERHHDEECGCEHHHGEECGHEHHHGEECGCEHHHGEEGSHEHHHGEECGHEHHHDGECGCGHDHHDHHHHHADEVFTSWGRETAKTYTEEEIRTILEALSDDEEYGMILRAKGMVEGKNGGWVYFDMVPGEADVREGSPEYTGRICVIGSKLREDSLEKLFKLV, via the coding sequence ATGACAAAGATTGACATTTTTTCAGGTTTTCTGGGAGCGGGTAAGACTACACTGATCAAGAAGCTTCTGAAAGAGGCATACAGCGGTGAGCAGGTAGTGCTCATTGAAAATGAGTTTGGGGAGATCGGCATTGACGGCGGATTTTTAAAAGAGGCGGGGATTGAGATCCGTGAGATGAATTCCGGCTGTATCTGCTGTTCCCTTGTAGGGGATTTCGGCGAGGCGTTAAAAGAGGTGATCCAGAAATATCAGCCTGACCGCATTATAATTGAGCCATCAGGTGTTGGAAAACTCTCCGATGTGATCAAAGCAGTGAAAAAGGTGGAGGGAGAGGTTGACATAAAACTAAACAGCTTCACAACCCTTGTGGATGTCATGAAATGCAAAATGTATATGAAGAATTTCGGTGAATTCTTCAGCAACCAGATCGAATACGCAGGAACGATTATCTTAAGCAGAACAGACAAGTCTACAGAAGAAAAGGTGATCGCTGCCCTTCAGTTGATCCGGGGACTGAATAAATCCGCAGCAGTTATCACAACACCTATAGAAAAGCTGTCAGGCGCAAAGATTCTGGATACTATGGAAAATAACCGTTCTCTGGAGAAAGAGCTGCTGGAGGAGGAAGTATGCCCGGTATGCGGCGGACACCATGACCACGAGCATCATCACCAAGAAGAATGTGATCATGAGCGTCATCATGACGAAGAATGCGGATGTGAGCACCATCACGGAGAAGAATGTGGTCATGAACACCACCACGGAGAAGAATGCGGATGTGAGCACCACCATGGGGAGGAAGGCAGCCATGAGCACCACCACGGAGAAGAATGCGGCCATGAGCACCACCATGACGGAGAATGCGGCTGCGGACACGACCATCATGACCATCATCACCACCATGCGGATGAGGTCTTCACAAGCTGGGGCCGGGAGACTGCCAAAACTTATACGGAGGAGGAAATCCGTACGATCCTGGAGGCCCTTTCCGATGATGAGGAATACGGCATGATCCTCAGGGCAAAAGGAATGGTGGAAGGCAAGAACGGCGGATGGGTTTATTTTGATATGGTACCGGGTGAGGCTGACGTGCGTGAAGGCTCACCGGAATACACAGGCAGAATCTGTGTAATAGGCTCAAAACTCAGGGAAGACAGCCTGGAAAAACTTTTTAAACTGGTATAA
- a CDS encoding ABC transporter permease: MRTAAKLAWQYSRFYLRQTLSIFFSILLSMALLGGISSLLYSGRSSSREKARETGGDWHYYMNVDQKMREEIDKHPKGKGYELKRIGHIETKAVMGEPYVISLNYGDRNYMDIMGRTLEEGEYPKQQDEIALDAYTISNLQVEKKLGTQVTLGEKTYTLCGIVKSRPANSGEEMMAFVSEDTPDETGETRLYLRFDERKKVYKQLEALADHFEIPLEKLKRNNDLTAYVEGTIPAAFVRIIKTGLRLPEGKFTYILSSILRDNPGTNGNVISVVLILFSVFIISSIYRISLQKRISQYGVLNVLGIGGIRLFQMMFLELWGIFLIGYPVGSLLGNLGARALYSRFSRVFTGEDTVPGSFMTDVDSLVKNFAVMSVLLVLVSMALCRKLIKMNLMQILRKNPAKQRSRKIYSLKTENMPEVLTKKFMFERKSVFVGILFSLCLGGIIFLGTTYMTANTKANNMLTMKADDGLGSDMLLYEESNDLSQVIPEDTAEELKKIRGISRVLPTSYLLGEIPVKRQDFKWLTYYPEIGVKYEPECGENISQRNMELYGGRAVEDADGDFRLKTNVYGYEPEMIRKLSDYLLEGTIDPETIEKENAVILQTIMDGQGNYDGLKIQPGDTITLKVPKDQKVPEEVYKFQSGEEWYQEKEFTVAALVNRTMAKTDFYIGSSPDNLSLIFTNKQMKDNFGVEGYQIISMEKESASDAYGAEKQVREVTSSVPHCVLKDYTADIARENTFLKQKMLFFYGVGVILLIISVLHIMNSISSMVLSRRHEFGILRAMGISDRGYMLMMLKEALRYGIYASLVMGAGYVLARQFLLYMMQKVYLFVLPKEEVSVWLILGLTAVNILLSMAAVAMPVRAVLKDSVVEEIRR, from the coding sequence ATGAGGACAGCCGCAAAACTTGCCTGGCAGTACAGCAGGTTTTATCTGCGCCAGACTTTGTCTATTTTTTTCAGCATTCTTCTCTCTATGGCACTTCTGGGCGGGATCAGCTCCCTTTTATACAGCGGCCGGTCCAGCAGCAGGGAGAAGGCCAGGGAGACGGGCGGAGACTGGCATTATTATATGAATGTAGATCAAAAGATGAGGGAGGAGATTGATAAACATCCCAAAGGAAAAGGATATGAGCTGAAACGTATAGGTCATATAGAAACCAAAGCAGTCATGGGGGAACCATACGTGATCTCTTTGAATTACGGGGACAGGAACTATATGGATATCATGGGCCGCACACTGGAGGAGGGGGAGTATCCCAAGCAGCAGGATGAGATTGCACTGGATGCTTATACCATCAGTAACCTTCAGGTTGAAAAAAAGCTGGGAACCCAGGTTACTTTAGGTGAAAAGACATATACCCTTTGCGGGATCGTGAAAAGCCGCCCGGCAAACAGCGGCGAAGAAATGATGGCTTTTGTCAGTGAAGACACACCTGACGAAACAGGGGAGACGCGGCTCTATCTGCGCTTTGATGAAAGGAAAAAAGTATATAAGCAGTTGGAAGCCCTGGCTGATCATTTTGAGATTCCTCTTGAGAAATTAAAAAGGAACAATGATCTGACTGCTTATGTGGAGGGGACCATACCCGCTGCATTTGTTCGTATCATCAAGACCGGGCTCCGGCTTCCCGAAGGAAAATTTACTTATATCCTGTCCTCAATTTTGAGAGATAATCCGGGGACAAACGGGAACGTTATATCGGTTGTGCTGATACTGTTCAGCGTTTTTATTATTTCCAGTATCTACAGGATTTCCCTGCAGAAAAGGATATCCCAGTATGGTGTATTAAATGTGCTGGGGATTGGTGGCATACGTCTTTTTCAGATGATGTTTCTGGAACTTTGGGGGATTTTTTTGATAGGATATCCGGTGGGCAGTCTGTTGGGTAACTTAGGGGCAAGAGCTTTATACAGCCGTTTTTCTCGTGTATTTACCGGTGAGGATACGGTTCCCGGCAGCTTTATGACAGATGTGGATTCCCTTGTGAAGAATTTTGCAGTCATGTCTGTATTACTGGTTCTGGTCAGTATGGCACTCTGCAGAAAGCTGATCAAAATGAATCTTATGCAAATACTCCGTAAGAACCCGGCAAAGCAGAGAAGCAGGAAAATCTATAGCCTGAAAACGGAGAATATGCCGGAAGTCCTTACTAAAAAATTTATGTTTGAGAGAAAAAGTGTTTTTGTTGGGATTTTATTCTCATTGTGCCTTGGGGGGATCATATTTTTGGGAACCACCTATATGACAGCCAACACAAAGGCAAACAATATGCTGACTATGAAGGCAGATGACGGTCTGGGATCGGATATGCTCCTGTATGAGGAATCCAATGATCTGTCCCAGGTGATTCCGGAAGATACGGCAGAGGAACTGAAGAAGATCCGGGGAATCTCAAGAGTCTTACCCACAAGTTATCTGTTGGGAGAAATACCTGTTAAGAGACAGGACTTTAAATGGCTTACCTATTATCCAGAAATCGGTGTTAAATATGAGCCGGAATGCGGGGAGAATATCAGTCAGAGGAATATGGAACTGTACGGAGGCAGGGCAGTGGAGGACGCTGACGGTGATTTCCGTCTGAAAACTAATGTGTATGGATATGAACCGGAGATGATCAGAAAACTTTCAGATTACCTGCTGGAGGGAACGATTGACCCGGAGACTATAGAGAAGGAGAACGCGGTGATACTTCAGACCATTATGGACGGCCAGGGAAATTATGATGGACTGAAGATACAGCCGGGGGATACTATCACTTTAAAGGTACCAAAGGATCAGAAGGTTCCCGAAGAAGTATATAAGTTTCAGTCCGGGGAGGAGTGGTATCAGGAGAAAGAATTTACAGTAGCCGCTCTTGTGAACAGGACAATGGCAAAAACAGATTTCTATATAGGAAGCAGCCCTGATAATCTAAGTCTTATATTTACAAACAAGCAGATGAAAGACAATTTTGGCGTGGAGGGATATCAGATCATCAGCATGGAAAAAGAATCTGCCTCGGATGCTTACGGTGCGGAGAAACAGGTCAGGGAAGTTACTTCTAGTGTTCCGCACTGTGTTCTAAAGGACTACACGGCGGATATTGCCAGAGAGAATACTTTTTTAAAGCAGAAAATGTTATTTTTCTATGGTGTGGGTGTGATCCTTCTGATCATCAGTGTTCTGCATATTATGAACAGTATCAGTTCCATGGTACTTTCCAGGCGCCATGAGTTTGGGATTCTGCGTGCCATGGGTATCAGTGACAGGGGATACATGCTGATGATGCTCAAAGAGGCTCTGAGGTATGGAATCTATGCGAGCCTGGTCATGGGAGCAGGGTATGTGCTGGCGCGGCAGTTTCTGCTCTATATGATGCAGAAGGTTTACCTTTTTGTCCTGCCAAAGGAAGAGGTATCCGTGTGGCTTATTTTGGGATTGACAGCGGTGAATATCCTGCTTAGTATGGCGGCAGTGGCCATGCCGGTCAGGGCAGTTTTGAAGGACTCTGTTGTAGAGGAGATCAGGCGCTGA
- a CDS encoding ABC transporter ATP-binding protein, producing MILQVKDVTKIYGQDENAVKALNGISLEIEQGEFAALVGTSGSGKSTLLNLIGGLDVPTEGKITIRDREIQSLKRGELTIFRRRNIGFVFQNYSLMPVLNVYDNITLPVTFDKGKHVDHQYIKELLKDLGLWEKRKKYPDELSGGQQQRVAIARALANKPAVILADEPTGNLDSKTTMEVMGVLKASSDKYHQTILMVTHNEAIAQTCDRIIRIEDGRVYERGGAWV from the coding sequence ATGATTTTACAGGTAAAAGACGTGACTAAAATTTATGGTCAGGATGAGAATGCAGTGAAGGCTCTGAATGGAATTTCACTGGAAATAGAGCAGGGAGAATTTGCCGCTTTGGTGGGAACCTCCGGTTCCGGGAAAAGTACGCTTCTGAATCTGATAGGAGGTCTGGATGTTCCCACTGAGGGGAAAATAACCATCAGGGACAGGGAGATACAGAGTCTGAAGCGAGGGGAACTGACGATTTTCCGAAGAAGAAATATAGGGTTTGTGTTCCAGAATTACAGTCTGATGCCGGTCTTAAATGTATATGATAACATCACTCTTCCCGTGACCTTTGACAAAGGAAAACATGTGGACCACCAGTATATAAAAGAACTTTTAAAGGATCTGGGACTCTGGGAGAAGAGGAAAAAGTACCCGGATGAGCTTTCTGGAGGACAACAGCAGAGGGTGGCCATCGCCAGAGCCTTAGCCAATAAGCCTGCGGTGATCCTGGCAGATGAGCCTACCGGAAACCTGGATTCCAAAACAACTATGGAGGTTATGGGTGTTCTGAAAGCCAGCAGTGACAAGTACCATCAGACCATACTTATGGTGACCCACAACGAGGCAATTGCCCAGACCTGTGACCGCATTATCCGGATTGAGGACGGCAGGGTTTATGAGAGAGGCGGTGCGTGGGTATGA
- a CDS encoding sensor histidine kinase: MEAVLLGIAVLCIGFALWERYRSRKMYREIDRMMDEILSAKPVTISDLKEGPLSALSYKARRLQERQDLEMSGASREKEQVKMLVSNMSHQLKTPLANVRMYGEILENQKLSEEQRKHFLEKLRRQTEKIQWVLNSLLKMVRLEQDVITFEGKDADIKPTLLQAVNSIYEKAEKKQIQIQVEEIPSLYLWHDPSWTAEALENILENAVKYSPPQSRIMICIKSYEMYSELQISDQGAGIDKTEETEIFKRFYRSPKVSGEEGSGIGLYLVKLILEKEKGYVTVNSKLGCGSTFSVFLQNCK, encoded by the coding sequence ATGGAGGCAGTATTACTGGGAATCGCAGTCCTCTGTATCGGTTTTGCTCTGTGGGAGCGGTACAGATCAAGGAAAATGTACCGGGAAATTGACCGAATGATGGATGAGATCCTAAGCGCAAAGCCGGTCACTATATCGGACTTAAAGGAGGGGCCTTTGTCCGCGTTGTCCTATAAAGCCAGAAGGCTGCAGGAGCGGCAGGATCTGGAAATGTCAGGGGCAAGCAGGGAAAAGGAACAGGTTAAAATGCTGGTCTCTAATATGTCCCACCAGTTGAAGACACCCCTTGCCAATGTAAGGATGTACGGTGAAATACTGGAAAACCAGAAGCTCTCCGAAGAGCAGAGGAAACATTTTCTGGAGAAGCTGCGCCGCCAGACAGAAAAAATACAGTGGGTACTCAATTCCCTTCTGAAGATGGTGCGCCTGGAGCAGGATGTCATTACTTTTGAGGGGAAAGATGCGGATATAAAGCCAACTCTTTTACAGGCAGTGAACAGCATATATGAGAAGGCAGAAAAAAAGCAGATCCAGATACAGGTGGAGGAAATCCCTTCCTTATATCTGTGGCATGATCCCTCCTGGACAGCGGAAGCGCTGGAAAACATACTGGAAAATGCTGTGAAATATTCGCCGCCCCAAAGCCGTATTATGATCTGTATAAAGTCTTACGAAATGTACAGTGAACTGCAGATATCCGACCAGGGGGCAGGGATTGACAAGACGGAAGAGACAGAGATTTTTAAACGTTTTTACAGGAGCCCCAAAGTGTCCGGGGAAGAGGGCTCCGGCATTGGTCTTTATCTTGTGAAACTGATCCTGGAAAAGGAAAAGGGATATGTGACTGTAAATTCAAAGCTGGGATGCGGAAGTACCTTCAGTGTATTCTTACAGAACTGTAAGTGA
- a CDS encoding response regulator transcription factor yields MNKLLIVEDDQDLLEGLAFSMESEGYQVICASTMEEGLKKFRESCPDFIILDCNLPDGTGYGFCREVRKTSQVPVLMLTARDTEMDEIQALETGADDYMSKPFSLAVLKTRIKKQLKRKDAEFIRFSNGFYIDRSTCRVLRGDREISLSTVEYRLLTYLIDNKGRIVSKEQILAHVWDSEGRFVDENAVSVNIRRLRRKIEDDPDEPVFIRNIRGMGYIWKEI; encoded by the coding sequence ATGAATAAATTGCTGATAGTGGAGGATGACCAGGACCTGCTGGAGGGGCTGGCATTTTCTATGGAGAGTGAGGGATACCAGGTTATCTGTGCATCCACAATGGAGGAGGGCCTTAAAAAATTCCGGGAATCGTGTCCGGATTTTATTATCTTAGATTGTAATCTGCCCGATGGAACAGGCTACGGGTTCTGCCGGGAAGTGAGAAAGACCAGTCAGGTTCCGGTACTGATGCTGACAGCCCGGGATACGGAAATGGACGAGATACAGGCCCTGGAGACAGGCGCGGATGATTATATGTCAAAGCCATTTTCCCTGGCAGTTTTAAAAACCAGGATAAAGAAGCAGTTAAAGCGTAAAGATGCGGAATTTATCCGGTTTTCTAATGGATTTTACATAGACAGGAGTACCTGCCGTGTGCTGCGTGGTGACAGGGAGATATCTTTAAGCACAGTAGAGTACAGGCTTCTCACCTATCTGATAGACAACAAAGGCCGGATTGTCAGCAAGGAGCAGATTTTGGCTCATGTCTGGGACAGCGAAGGACGTTTTGTGGACGAGAATGCAGTATCTGTAAATATCCGCCGCCTTCGCCGGAAAATAGAGGACGATCCGGATGAGCCGGTATTTATCAGGAATATCCGTGGGATGGGTTATATATGGAAGGAGATATGA
- the nhaC gene encoding Na+/H+ antiporter NhaC translates to MNAKEKVKKEPTLLLALTPVVLTVIILIFSVSVLKVDVQVPLILGTCITAFIAIVFLGYTWQDLEDGAVESLKSIMQAVLLLIIIGATIGTWIVGGVVPALVYYGLQILTPAFFLVACMILCSIVSLAAGGSWATVGTIGIALVGIAKGLDIPVGLAGGAIISGAYFGDKMSPLSDTTNLSAAIAGAKLTDHIKHMMYTTAIAYGISIVGFGIIGFRFAGQELDHGQINGILDALASNYNITPWLLLVPVIVIALIALKVPAIPGLFAGTVLGMLCGVIFQHQDLSIVFNAVQNGVVVETGHAMVDELLTRGGLMSMMWTVSLIICALSFGGILECTGMMSVIANKLLEFAKSTGSLVLVTIISALFCNVLLGDHCIAIAIPGRMFKDEYRKRGLAPRNLSRVLEDAGTVTSPLIPWNTCGATMSGFLGVPTLTYLPYCFFNILCPVISAIFGFTGLTIMKLEDDPSSDQYVEKKGKHLVKE, encoded by the coding sequence ATGAATGCAAAAGAGAAAGTAAAGAAAGAGCCTACCCTGCTTCTGGCTCTGACCCCGGTGGTGCTGACTGTCATCATCCTGATTTTTTCCGTATCTGTGCTGAAGGTGGATGTACAGGTTCCGCTTATTCTCGGCACCTGCATCACTGCCTTTATCGCTATCGTCTTTCTGGGTTACACCTGGCAGGACCTGGAAGATGGTGCCGTTGAGTCCCTAAAAAGCATTATGCAGGCTGTCCTGCTGCTGATCATCATCGGCGCTACTATCGGAACCTGGATCGTAGGCGGCGTTGTTCCCGCCCTTGTATACTACGGATTGCAGATACTCACCCCTGCTTTCTTCCTGGTAGCCTGTATGATCCTGTGCAGTATTGTCTCCCTGGCCGCAGGCGGGTCCTGGGCTACTGTGGGCACCATCGGCATTGCCCTTGTGGGGATCGCAAAGGGCCTGGATATCCCGGTAGGTCTGGCCGGCGGTGCCATTATCTCCGGTGCTTACTTCGGTGATAAAATGTCACCTCTGTCTGATACCACGAACCTGTCCGCTGCCATTGCAGGCGCAAAGCTCACAGACCATATCAAACATATGATGTACACCACAGCCATAGCCTATGGCATTTCCATTGTAGGCTTCGGCATCATTGGCTTCCGTTTCGCCGGGCAGGAACTGGACCATGGCCAGATCAACGGCATTTTGGATGCTCTGGCTTCCAACTATAATATCACTCCCTGGCTGCTGCTGGTACCTGTCATCGTAATTGCCCTGATCGCCCTTAAAGTCCCTGCCATTCCCGGCCTCTTTGCAGGAACCGTGCTCGGTATGCTCTGCGGTGTTATCTTCCAGCATCAGGATTTATCCATCGTGTTCAACGCAGTGCAAAACGGCGTTGTCGTTGAGACAGGCCATGCCATGGTGGATGAGCTTCTCACCAGAGGAGGCCTCATGAGCATGATGTGGACAGTTTCCCTGATCATCTGTGCCCTGTCCTTCGGCGGTATCCTGGAGTGCACAGGCATGATGAGTGTTATCGCCAATAAACTGCTGGAATTTGCCAAGAGCACCGGCTCACTTGTGCTTGTCACTATTATCTCTGCCCTGTTCTGCAACGTCCTCCTGGGAGACCACTGTATCGCCATTGCCATTCCGGGAAGAATGTTCAAGGACGAATACCGGAAACGCGGCCTGGCTCCCCGGAACCTCTCCCGGGTGCTGGAAGACGCCGGAACCGTTACCTCACCGCTCATTCCCTGGAATACCTGCGGTGCCACCATGTCCGGCTTCCTGGGTGTGCCTACACTGACTTATCTGCCCTACTGCTTCTTTAATATCCTTTGTCCTGTTATCTCAGCCATTTTCGGCTTTACGGGGCTGACGATCATGAAGCTTGAGGATGACCCTTCCTCGGACCAGTATGTAGAGAAAAAAGGGAAACATCTTGTTAAAGAATAA
- a CDS encoding acetamidase/formamidase family protein, translated as MKNLNRDQVIYTMSREHRPVLTVKSGETVTVHTYDCFKDRLVPEDSSFDSLLFDELNPATGPIFVEDAKPGDTLRADILDISLAPLGVTEIDPEFGCLAKLVKKPVVKRLPVENKKIIFSPKLSLDLKPMIGVIGVAPADRDIPTDTPDSHGGNMDCTQIKTGASVYFPVSAKGALLSLGDLHACMGDGEIGGCGVEIAGEVTLKLTVIPAYQKPYPVVVTDKEVMAVASCKTVDEAWQKAVEYLHDYMVSETELTSDEAVMLQSIAADLSICQTVNPNKTVRMSIPLKYLEAYGYRQK; from the coding sequence ATGAAAAATCTAAACCGGGACCAAGTGATCTATACAATGAGCAGAGAACACCGCCCTGTTCTCACAGTAAAAAGCGGTGAAACAGTCACAGTACATACCTATGACTGTTTTAAAGACAGACTGGTCCCAGAAGACAGCTCCTTTGATTCTCTGCTCTTTGATGAGTTAAATCCCGCCACCGGCCCAATCTTCGTGGAGGATGCCAAACCGGGGGATACCCTAAGAGCTGACATACTGGATATCTCTCTTGCACCTTTAGGGGTAACAGAGATCGACCCCGAGTTCGGCTGCCTTGCCAAACTCGTAAAAAAACCTGTTGTCAAACGGCTCCCTGTAGAAAACAAAAAGATCATCTTTAGTCCCAAACTGTCCCTTGACTTAAAACCCATGATCGGTGTCATCGGCGTAGCTCCGGCAGACCGGGACATCCCCACAGATACTCCTGACTCCCACGGCGGCAATATGGACTGCACACAGATCAAAACAGGTGCCAGCGTATATTTCCCCGTATCTGCAAAAGGCGCCCTTTTATCCCTGGGAGATCTGCACGCCTGTATGGGCGACGGGGAGATTGGCGGCTGCGGTGTGGAAATCGCGGGTGAAGTCACTTTAAAGCTCACTGTCATTCCCGCTTACCAGAAACCCTACCCTGTTGTTGTCACGGATAAAGAGGTCATGGCTGTGGCCTCCTGCAAAACTGTGGATGAGGCATGGCAAAAGGCAGTGGAATACCTGCACGACTACATGGTATCCGAGACAGAACTGACCTCTGATGAGGCTGTCATGCTGCAGTCCATCGCAGCCGACTTATCCATCTGTCAGACTGTAAACCCCAACAAAACCGTACGCATGTCCATCCCCCTAAAATATCTGGAGGCATACGGATACCGTCAGAAATAA
- the hisD gene encoding histidinol dehydrogenase, with product MSARGDRALIEYNTQFDGNTRTSLRISPEEIRRAYNLTSPELIRDLKVTAQRLEDFALKQKASLHGFSDYEISPGIFLGQKIIPVDSCCCYVPGGGYPLYSTALMMGITARTADVRRIAMCTPAVNGTDSVHPSTLVAMDIAGIHEIYALSGAHAIAAFACGTEQIQPVDMIVGPGNQYVTEAKRQCYGRIGIDFLAGPSEILVIADREADPCCIAADLLSESEHDPQSIARLITTDRELGLEVIRQVEMQLPELETEDIASAAWNLCGEVILADSLDEACSLANAFAPEHLVLHFADAETHTDGFKNYGSLFIGKYSAVVYSDYVNGINHTLPTGKAARYSGGVWIGTFSRVCTTQRLTKEAAQQISALASHLAEGEGFPGHANAASMRMKS from the coding sequence GTGTCCGCGCGGGGAGACAGGGCTTTGATCGAATACAATACACAGTTTGACGGAAATACGCGCACCAGTCTGCGCATTTCACCTGAAGAGATCAGACGGGCTTACAATCTCACTTCCCCGGAACTGATCCGTGATCTGAAGGTCACGGCACAGCGTCTGGAGGATTTTGCCTTAAAGCAGAAGGCATCCCTCCATGGGTTCAGCGACTATGAGATATCCCCCGGCATTTTTCTGGGGCAAAAGATCATACCGGTTGATTCCTGCTGCTGTTATGTTCCCGGCGGCGGATACCCCCTGTACTCCACCGCCCTGATGATGGGCATCACCGCCCGGACAGCCGATGTGAGAAGAATTGCCATGTGCACGCCTGCTGTGAACGGGACAGACAGCGTACATCCCTCCACTCTGGTAGCTATGGATATTGCCGGGATCCACGAAATCTACGCCCTGAGCGGTGCCCATGCCATAGCCGCCTTTGCCTGCGGAACAGAACAGATACAGCCTGTGGATATGATCGTAGGCCCCGGCAACCAGTATGTGACGGAGGCCAAACGCCAGTGTTATGGGCGTATCGGCATTGACTTTCTGGCCGGCCCCAGTGAAATTCTTGTGATCGCAGACCGGGAGGCTGACCCCTGCTGTATAGCGGCTGACCTGCTCTCGGAATCGGAACACGATCCCCAGTCCATCGCACGGCTGATCACCACAGACAGAGAACTTGGCCTTGAAGTTATCCGCCAGGTGGAAATGCAGCTCCCTGAACTTGAAACGGAGGACATTGCTTCTGCAGCCTGGAACCTGTGCGGCGAGGTCATACTGGCGGACTCCCTGGATGAGGCGTGCAGTCTGGCCAATGCATTTGCACCGGAACACCTGGTGCTGCATTTTGCTGACGCTGAGACCCATACCGATGGATTCAAGAATTACGGCTCTCTCTTTATTGGAAAATATTCCGCTGTTGTATACAGCGACTATGTAAACGGCATCAATCATACTCTTCCCACGGGAAAGGCGGCCCGGTACAGCGGCGGCGTCTGGATCGGCACATTTTCCAGAGTCTGCACGACCCAGCGCCTGACTAAGGAGGCGGCACAGCAGATTTCAGCCCTGGCCTCACACCTGGCAGAGGGAGAAGGCTTCCCCGGCCATGCAAACGCGGCGTCCATGCGGATGAAATCCTGA
- a CDS encoding MerR family transcriptional regulator has protein sequence MLHISQDTIRYYMELGLIVPGRHGNLYDFSGDSIEDIRWIHKLKEMGFLLKEIQKVLSLRRTSNWVEPQEIAEYLILLDKKKKSLRGEIENIKEEIIRIEEEEKSFTIETAGDKVLVGVPLKALEYLRCPFCQEAFAVEQVQMNSRYIYNGKLTCSCGYALEISDGIVLSPGAADESDGGADLEREKYKDLPASVVTMLQRSYNFLLHRVSGLQLYDRVVMETDINEFFYLYTHFRKIENRVLFIITDRYPQVLRMYKERIEYLKLDLDILYLADGSGNYPLKKESVDLFIDYFSSNYCKVRRGESLPGRMAEYLKENGEMIGCYFSGKDRERFFDKRQFLGDIREKGYALVKERTIDCPVEVGKENQLLLYESKRQANNREG, from the coding sequence TTGCTGCATATATCTCAGGATACCATACGCTATTACATGGAGCTGGGTCTTATCGTCCCAGGAAGGCATGGGAATCTGTATGATTTCAGCGGGGACAGTATTGAGGACATCCGCTGGATACATAAGCTGAAGGAAATGGGATTTCTGCTGAAAGAGATCCAGAAGGTTCTGTCTCTCAGACGTACTTCCAACTGGGTGGAGCCTCAGGAGATCGCCGAATACCTCATACTCCTGGACAAAAAGAAAAAATCCCTGCGCGGGGAGATTGAGAATATCAAAGAGGAAATCATCCGCATAGAGGAGGAGGAAAAATCCTTCACCATTGAGACTGCCGGAGACAAGGTTCTGGTAGGGGTTCCTCTGAAGGCACTGGAATACCTGCGCTGTCCCTTCTGCCAGGAGGCATTTGCCGTGGAGCAGGTACAGATGAACAGCAGGTACATCTATAACGGAAAACTGACCTGTTCCTGCGGATATGCCCTGGAGATCAGTGACGGGATCGTCCTGTCTCCGGGAGCGGCGGATGAGTCGGACGGCGGCGCGGACCTGGAACGGGAAAAATACAAAGACCTTCCGGCTTCTGTGGTGACCATGCTGCAGAGAAGCTATAATTTTCTCCTCCACCGTGTTTCCGGGCTGCAGCTCTATGACCGGGTAGTCATGGAGACAGATATCAATGAATTTTTTTATTTATATACACATTTCAGAAAGATAGAGAACCGCGTGCTGTTCATCATCACAGACCGTTACCCTCAGGTGCTAAGAATGTATAAAGAACGGATCGAGTATCTGAAGCTGGATCTGGATATCCTGTATCTGGCTGACGGCAGCGGAAATTATCCGTTAAAGAAAGAGAGCGTGGATCTGTTCATCGACTATTTCAGCTCCAATTACTGTAAGGTGAGGCGAGGCGAATCCCTGCCGGGCAGGATGGCTGAATATCTGAAGGAAAATGGGGAGATGATAGGGTGCTATTTTTCAGGAAAAGACAGAGAACGGTTTTTTGATAAAAGACAGTTTCTCGGAGATATCAGGGAAAAGGGATACGCTCTTGTCAAGGAGCGAACCATTGACTGCCCTGTGGAAGTGGGAAAAGAAAACCAGCTTCTGTTGTACGAGAGCAAAAGACAGGCCAATAACCGGGAAGGGTGA